attatttcacttttttgcctttacaattctttgaaaatgtttttatgcaGTACTAATCCTTCTTCcccatttgctttagtttcagtgcccATTCATGGAAGGGTTTGTGTTATAAAATGAGTCAAAAGTAATCTTAATAATTGGAAGCCTTTACCAGACTGTTTAATAGGAATTTGTTTTCTGGCATGGCTTCTTCTTTGGTATCTGGTACTCATTCAAAAGCACTCATCTCCGTCAAATCATCTTCTGTTGATTCCTCTGGTGTGGTGTCTATTTGTTCTTGAATTTCTCCCAGATTCATATCTTGAAAGACCATGTCCCCCACCTTTTGTTGCTGAATTAGAGATGTTGTGTTTGGAAGCAGGTAGACCACTTTGACACCTTCAGTGTTGAACTCGTGGGTTCTGGGTGGCTAGGGGCATTGTCCAAAACAAAAGAACTTTGAAAGACAATCTCTCACTGGCAAGATATttcctgacttcagggacaaagcaATGATAGAACCAATCCAGAAAAAGTGTTCTTGCCGAGGCCTTCTTGTACAACATAAAAACTGGCAGTGGGTATTAATCTTTTCCTTTCAAGGCTTGGGGGCTAGCAAGTTTATGGATGGGGGCAGTCCTATTTGTAAACCCaaacatacaaacatataaaCTATGTCAAAGGCATAGACTGGGTACTGTGAAAGGAGGGTGAAAACACAAAGATGACATCACCTCTGACCTCAAGGAGTGCTTAGCAGACTGAGGGAGACAAGTATATCTTTTCCTGAAGGAGGGCACTGGAGTAATGGCACGTTTAGAATGTGGAAGTTGGGCAGTCACTGAGAGGCAGCTCAGCAGAGTGCTCACGCAAGGACTGGGCAGGCAACACCCCACTGCATGCAGTGTATCTTTGGGGAGCCATTAAAATAGGTGATGGTTACTTTCCATCAAGTCCGTGGTATGGTCCATGGAGGCAGGGCTGTCagtcttatttcagcattttaGAGACTTCTCAGGGTTTGGAAATGGAAGAAGACAAGCAGCAATGTGTGTACATTGCAGAGACACAGGCCAACCCCAAGTTAGGAGGTTAGGAGATCAATGCTAAGGTCCTTGTTTTCTTTACTTGGAGCATGAGTTGCCATCTTTTCTGGACAGAGTTTTTGGTTGCCTAAAGGTAAAATCGAAATTTTGCTTTGGGACATATTCCTAAAACTTTAGCTTTAATcaaatttacttttactttatctTTCTGAACCTTCAAGGTCCAAAAGCATTGGTTAATAATTCTGCTTCTAAACTCACATTGCAGCACAGGGCACGTTCTGCCCCCAAGGCAAAGAACATAAACTACTCTTGTCTGGAAAACATACAAATAGGTATCTCAGCAAAGGCTACTCATGTGTTCTTGTTCTTTTGAGTAAATCATTGTcagtgactgattttttttttttttttttttatgaaaggaTAAATACATGCCCTTTATTGGGGTCAGGTTTTGTGCTTGTACTTCTCCTGTCTACTGTATCATAGGAGCTTAGAATCCCAGCTGCTTGCGTTCGGCTGCAGTTCTCTGATGGCTCGCACAGGGTGGACCAGTCCCCTTCCcgtatgtgtgtgtctgctgcTAACCTGTGGCTTTGCCGAGGCAGGGAAGCTGCTGGTAGTGCCCATAGATGGGAGCCACTGGTTCACTATGAGGTCGGTGGTGGAGAAACTCATTCTCAGGGGGCATGAGGTGGTCATAGTCATACCAGAGGTGAGTTGGCAACTGGGAAGATCACTGAATTGCACAGTGAAGACTTATTCAACTTCATACACTCTGGAGGTTCtgaaccaggagttcaaggcttttGCCCAGGCTCAATGGAAAGCACAAGTACAAAGTATATTTTCTCTAATAACAAGTTCATACAATGacatttttgagttatttttttcaaattgcaGGAGTTTGTTTAAGGACAAAAAGTTAGTAGAATACTTAAAGGAGAGTTCTTTTGATGCGGTGTTTCTGGATCCTTTTGATACCTGTGGCTTAATTGTTGCCAAAtatttctccctcccctctgtGGTCTTTGCCAGGGGAATATTTTGCCACTATCTTGAAGAAGGTGCGCAGTGCCCTGCTCCTCTTTCCTATGTCCCCAGAATTCTCTTAGGATTCTCAGATGCCATGACTTTCAAGGAGAGAGTACGGAACCACATCATGCATTTGGAGGAACATTTATTCTGCCACCGTTTTTTCAAAAGTGCCGTAGAAATAGCTTCTGAAGTTCTTCAAACACCTGTCACGGTATATGATCTTCACAGACAAATATCAATTTGGTTGTTGCGAACGGACTTTGTTTTGGACTATCCCAAACCCGTGATGCCCAACATGGTCTTCATTGGTGGTATCAACTGCCATCAGAGAAAGCCAGTGCCTAAGGTAAGTCATTGCTCCTTTAGCACGTTAAGAATATTTCagctttagaaattaaaaaaggaTTCTTTACTGAAGTGtgatttgacattttcatttgtttcatttcagatttctttccagtttaacaaattattttgtgCCAGTGTATGTACTTGTCagttagcaaattttaaaaaactgcccTTCTTGaagatatgtatttataatttatacaatTGTATATCATATGCAGCCTACATTTTTAAGTACCATGTTTAGAAAAGTGCCAACAACCGCAGTAAGAAATGGAACTTCCCTTTTTTGTTAATTCTATATGACCCCCTAGAGGAAATGCTCTTAGTTTTGtgcccattcttttcatttttttaaaaaagtactttaCGTGCACActatatttaatgtaaattctCACAcctattttgttaaaataaaatctagtattgGGCTGGacatattcttcttttctttgcatttttcactTGCCAATAAATTACAGATACCTTTATAGACCAATATAGACAGCTTTGACAAGTTCCATTAATAATTgcataaaatacttttctttggATAGAATGTAGTTGTTAACCAATTAATATTGATATAG
The sequence above is a segment of the Piliocolobus tephrosceles isolate RC106 unplaced genomic scaffold, ASM277652v3 unscaffolded_1249, whole genome shotgun sequence genome. Coding sequences within it:
- the LOC111529733 gene encoding UDP-glucuronosyltransferase 1-9-like, coding for MARTGWTSPLPVCVCLLLTCGFAEAGKLLVVPIDGSHWFTMRSVVEKLILRGHEVVIVIPEVSWQLGRSLNCTVKTYSTSYTLEVLNQEFKAFAQAQWKAQVQSIFSLITSSYNDIFELFFSNCRSLFKDKKLVEYLKESSFDAVFLDPFDTCGLIVAKYFSLPSVVFARGIFCHYLEEGAQCPAPLSYVPRILLGFSDAMTFKERVRNHIMHLEEHLFCHRFFKSAVEIASEVLQTPVTVYDLHRQISIWLLRTDFVLDYPKPVMPNMVFIGGINCHQRKPVPKVSHCSFSTLRIFQL